One window of Halichondria panicea chromosome 7, odHalPani1.1, whole genome shotgun sequence genomic DNA carries:
- the LOC135338701 gene encoding laminin-like protein epi-1, which translates to MRSLCVLFVVGLLVQLHMTSAGFKGGPDLTRFFSLEASSTCGDTPPSGSGDLGIVSCLPGERNASFVLDDDLESWWQSEDGESPVELTFSLQNRSLFLELSSLRLSFRDFLPLSLSVEIRPLSGQEFTSLKQYTSDGSCDLTTPCTNLSSIVVESSADLITLLVPLYETVDAVRLVLEGFQPDLPFESQHYSLAAAVISANIASGYFVRSLHYIQALGSDGVITPTGERVPIGTDQTLFPGSRGYAMLEFSDEELAMVQFVFPSIPMAGRYRLVFRYNQLGVSRRPTVMIMQGGMAVTARVSLHTNCEAPCYSTVVESANINQDAIFDLAEGQLTVTVSLEAINVLIDSLIAIPEEFYAAEIPGGEQFSQECDVTTGIVSSLLCVQGAMQLSLDRYGETYSCECGGVGADRNMSCDSYGGQCSCSEPAEGLDSYIGRQCDLCPFYSYQTPDGCTECECPDLLDMCDVMTGQCSSCPPLVIGRSCDSCIDNSFGDPTVGCEPCQCDLIGSVSSCDQTNGSCTCKTGVAGLTCDRCDEGYYRLSSVGCEACGCDGVGSVGVACELSGQCTCKPGVGGVKCSQCLPGYFAFSDNGCTLCNCSGRSSNCTLHPDAGLGSPREVCSCPHPYTGASCEECVGGFFVSSLSGECEACECNGRAELCAAGTGVCLDCEANTTGSSCEQCLEGFYDNEPGPDCNCVDCPCDSITVFNSSCVVSSSGEPSCHCLPGHIGSLCDTCEDGYYGDPPSFRCTSCDCNGNIDPDTPMSCDRDTGVCLLCVNNSTGDECQFCDVGFFGDATVQNCQSCSCLEAGSDSSLCNATTGQCSCLEGVGGQSCDQCQDGFWNFTASAGCELCTCGEGSTSEVCDVVTGVCPCRLGVGGDECSSCLTGYYNFTAQGCTDCSCGVGSVNASCSSEGGCYCQPGVTGTKCDECAPFHTDLSSDGCEPCGECEQSLKDDLQTAVQEIEQAEGNLDIFEALYRADIEGWSVINASVEVLIEGIASNTQRLDNFEDRFDDLEAASAAVNMREEDILAAIAATLERVTNLLPYAESVSAHIQNVYNTMQDVLIDIGLINSMLRSSLVIIEQKAIAAEMISNDIINLTATPYRDDYSTEVIRTTTLLTQVQQITGQLAIYLEYGRNQLSQATNISSKYERIGEHSNELTNQIVSLQNNLSAVMDSVNTIAASLQQITSDVATVNYVIAFANSTLQNADLLLNDLQISLMVIRNHIEELGETIGEEGTNNYFSGSGSGFGSGFMSGMGSENEQVEPSIPPDSEPLTVRMGVALLGERVGSLTREVDECEEVLLLAEDHVTSLQRAAQEINNTLSPSLSAGNSAVSAIINYMDTIALIQQAANITTITTATLEQVQATLSNLDNQSFEEEAANQLVTAEAQLAEAQSLVETVSNLTQAFDNATTLVEMDTNETSRVALDVITLRQRVNDLSTAVMFINDTSSLSRDIAEVEAMQAGLVERVPPLLADIAVSTALVEDAQILVSQTNELITSTNASILSTSEHVRASADLLTATQAQADSNSQLLVSISSTVDSINSQLAIAMEAAASIDVALRFNGNMRRTYPAPPTTNTTTTISLAFRPAQVEYGTLFYTSSGTESSDMEIGPDQGFSLRLFNGSVQFGYDGVSVVSTEEGVVRVDQWYQLYASRDLDSVYLSVAPLQGGVPTYSVSTVTTSLSMPTAANIIVLGGGAEDMGLVVPNNDGYLGCIDRVVVNNERLALLLPNERSPIVTVCGPRPPADLPRAFETGVWLQGAGSFLALNSARLSIEGGVSVSLSFRTLTPSGTILYLTSSDLVAYVIVYVDNGWVWLDYSQTGLDRTRIRTTSTYTDGQWYALSVQLNQQGVVLTVNGTDVVQGGSPTIMPRAFNSTNHLFIGGVSPQVEEVVETLRPSLSGCVREISIDDQLLDLQQNTNSYRVSLGGCPEQVSPGARFMGEAYGQFAVAQRVEGVAIEFRTSQLAALLLQVNSQPPLSLSLYHTRVRLDFGSYTFVSATNGLNDNRWHTIVIANSTLTVDDEVYSIDSLVSGRPPTALLVGGSPDQTSSVVGESLRGCVRNLQYNGGLLDFNNAESLVGVSLYGCHPPSLTIPTPPPPPPLSPPPSIRPNVTAGLGGAPGSFIAVRLSHEELLIAHSIVLEFRTSSSDAVLLYTQDVVAVFADYLSLELRRGRLYYSYNLGSGRVFITSNHTYNDGLLHVVEIRRSAQMGELIVNGGSEVISDTAPGSFTQLNIYSGLLFLGGVPSILELALIWPGQEEPLSALACFHALSINGVYQDLSVPHAVNGGTSCLESYNNVATFNADSYLQLLDNFDGGVSFSFSLRFRTSSCSGLLLYSHSLLFPDHIALELLNGTVRFVFDNGPMETVVEYTPPSPAHLCDNEWHTLRAEKDGVRGVLSVDEGDPVSALSPHPSFRAVNINDPLYVGGVAATVRRRFTSQAPSFKGCIADLYLSQGEEGPRRLLLAQAVKGNNVDHNICSL; encoded by the exons ATGAGAAGCCTCTGTGTTCTATTTGTCGTTGGCCTCCTAGTGCAGCTGCATATGACCTCAGCTGGTTTCAAAGGAGGTCCTGATCTGACAAGGTTCTTCTCCCTGGAGGCCAGCTCAACTTGTGGAGACACGCCCCCCTCTGGCAGTGGTGATTTGGGGATTGTGAGCTGTCTTCCTGGAGAGCGCAACGCTTCTTTTGTGCTAGATGACGACTTGGAGAGCTGGTGGCAGTCTGAGGACGGAGAGAGCCCTGTGGAGCTGACCTTCTCCCTGCaaaat CGTTCCCTCTTTCTGGAGCTATCCAGTTTGCGTCTAAGCTTCCGAGACTTTCTCCCTCTCTCATTGAGTGTGGAGATACGTCCTCTCTCCGGTCAAGAGTTCACCTCCCTCAAGCAATACACCTCTGACGGGTCATGTGATCTCACCACCCCCTGTACCAACCTCTCCAGCATTGTTGTTGAGAGCAGTGCTGATCTGATAACACTCCTCGTTCCTCTCTATGAG ACTGTTGACGCGGTGAGATTAGTGCTTGAAGGATTCCAACCTGATCTCCCCTTTGAA agccaGCACTACTCCTTGGCCGCAGCTGTAATCTCTGCAAACATAGCCTCGGGCTATTTCGTTCGTTCACTTCACTATATACAAGCCCTTGGCAGCGATGGAGTAATCACACCCACTGGGGAGCGTGTCCCTATTGGTACCGACCAAACTCTATTCCCCGGCTCTCGAGGCTACGCCATGTTAGAGTTTTCCGATGAGGAACTGGCCATGGTGCAGTTTGTGTTCCCTTCAATACCCATGGCTGGTCGATACAGACTTGTGTTCCGTTACAATCAACTCGGAGTTAGTAGGCGACCTACAGTTATGATAATGCAAGGAGGAATGGCTGTCACTGCTCGTGTGTCTCTACACACCAACTGTGAAGCTCCATGCTACTCGACAGTGGTTGAGAGTGCAAATATCAATCAGGATGCCATTTTTGATCTGGCTGAAGGGCAACTCACGGTCACTGTTAGTTTAGAGGCTATCAATGTGCTTATTGACTCACTCATTGCTATACCCGAGGAGTTCTATGCTGCTGAAATACCAGGGGGAGAGCAGTTCTCCCAAGAGTGTGATGTTACCACTGGGATAGTTAG CTCTCTCCTCTGTGTCCAAGGTGCTATGCAGCTGTCACTAGATCGCTATGGAGAAACCTATT CCTGTGAGTGTGGAGGTGTGGGTGCCGATAGGaacatgtcatgtgactcgTATGGTGGACAGTGCTCATGCTCTGAACCAGCTGAGGGGTTGGACAGCTATATTGGCCGTCAATGTGACCTTTGCCCTTTCTATTCGTACCAAACACCAGACGGATGTACAG AGTGTGAATGTCCTGATCTGCTGGACATGTGTGACGTCATGACAGGACAGTGCTCCAGCTGCCCCCCATTAGTTATTGGAAGGTCATGCGACTCTTGCATTGACAACAGTTTTGGAGATCCCACTGTTGGATGTGAG CCTTGCCAGTGTGATTTAATTGGCTCCGTGTCGTCATGTGACCAAACCAACGGTAGCTGTACCTGTAAGACTGGAGTTGCAGGACTGACATGTGATCGCTGTGATGAAGGTTACTACAGACTCTCGTCTGTGGGCTGTGAGGCCTGTGGGTGTGATGGTGTGGGGAGTGTAGGAGTGGCGTGTGAGCTGTCTGGACAATGTACTTGCAAG CcgggagtgggtggagtcaaGTGCTCCCAATGTCTCCCTGGCTACTTTGCATTCTCCGACAACGGCTGTACATTATGCAACTGTTCGGGCCGATCCTCCAACTGCACCCTCCACCCTGACGCTGGCCTCGGTTCTCCGCGGGAGGTCTGTAGTTGCCCCCACCCCTATACAGGGGCGTCATGTGaagagtgtgtgggcgggttcTTCGTCTCGAGCCTGAGTGGGGAGTGTGAGGCATGTGAGTGCAACGGTCGAGCGGAACTGTGTGCAGCTGGCACTGGAGTGTgcttg GATTGTGAGGCTAACACTACTGGATCGAGCTGTGAGCAATGTCTGGAGGGTTTCTATGACAACGAGCCTGGACCTGATTGCAACTGTGTTGATTGTCCTTGTGATTCCATCACCGTGTTTAA TTCCTCGTGTGTTGTGAGTTCTTCTGGAGAACCGTCTTGCCATTGTTTACCTGGCCACATTGGATCTCTGTGCGACACCTGTGAGGATGGTTACTATGGCGACCCGCCATCCTTCCGATGTACATCATGTGACTGCAATGGGAACATAGATCCTGATACTCCAATGTCATGTGATCGTGATACGGGGGTGTGTCTGCTGTGCGTTAATAACAGTACAGGGGATGAGTGTCAGTTTTGTGATGTTGGATTTTTCGGCGATGCTACTGTTCAAAATTGTCAGTCTTGTAGTTGTTTGGAGGCTGGCTCTGATAGTTCACTTTGTAATGCCACCACTGGACAGTGTTCGTGTTTGGAAGGGGTGGGTGGACAGTCATGTGACCAATGTCAG GATGGCTTTTGGAACTTTACGGCTAGTGCTGGGTGTGAGCTGTGTACTTGTGGGGAGGGCAGTACAAGTGAGGTGTGTGATGTTGTGACTGGCGTGTGCCCGTGTAGGCTGGGGGTGGGTGGAGACGAGTGTTCCAGCTGCCTCACCGGATATTACAACTTTACTGCCCAAGGCTGTACAG ACTGCAGTTGTGGAGTGGGATCAGTCAACGCTAGCTGTTCATCCGAGGGGGGTTGCTATTGCCAACCAGGGGTCACAGGGACCAAGTGTGATGAGTGTGCCCCCTTCCACACGGACCTTTCGTCCGATGGGTGTGAACCTTGTGGGGAGTGTGAGCAGAGCTTGAAGGACGACCTGCAAACAGCCGTACAAGAAATAGAACAAGCTGAGGGGAACCTggacattttcgaggcactataTCGAGCAGACATTGAGGGATGGAGTGTTATTAATGCCTCTGTTGAGGTACTGATTGAGGGGATCGCTAGTAACACTCAGCGGTTAGACAattttgaagatcgatttgATGACCTGGAAGCGGCCAGTGCAGCAGTTAACATGAGGGAAGAAGATATACTAGCAGCG aTTGCTGCCACCCTGGAGAGAGTCACCAATCTTCTACCCTATGCCGAGAGTGTGAGCGCACACATACAGAACGTTTACAATACCATGCAAGACGTCCTCATTGACATTGGACTCATCAATTCAATGCTACGTTCCTCCTTAGTGATCATTGAACAAAAGGCTATTGCCGCGGAAATGATATCGAATGACATCATCAATCTCACGGCAACCCCCTACAGAGATGATTATAGTACTGAGGTGATCAGAACGACGACCTTATTGACACAAGTTCAGCAAATTACAGGACAACTCGCTATCTATCTCGAGTATGGAAGGAATCAGCTTTCACAGGCAACAAATATTTCATCGAAGTACGAGAGGATTGGAGAGCATAGCAACGaactaaccaatcagattgtcaGCTTACAGAATAATTTGAGTGCTGTTATGGACTCAGTTAATACTATAGCAGCTAGCCTGCAACAGATTACTTCCGATGTTGCCACGGTGAATTATGTTATTGCTTTTGCCAATAGTACACTACAGAATGCCGACTTATTACTAAACGACTTGCAAATCTCACTAATGGTTATACGAAACCATATTGAGGAGTTGGGAGAAACAATCGGAGAAGAGGGAACAAATAACTATTTTAGCGGCAGTGGTTCTGGTTTTGGATCCGGTTTTATGTCTGGAATGGGATCTGAGAATGAACAAGTAGAACCTTCCATACCACCGGATTCCGAGCCCTTGACAGTACGAATGGGTGTGGCTTTGCTGGGAGAGCGGGTGGGTAGTCTCACGCGAGAGGTGGATGAGTGTGAAGAGGTGTTACTGTTGGCTGAAGATCATGTGACTTCCCTTCAACGGGCAGCTCAGGAGATAAACAA TACTCTGTCTCCAAGCCTCTCTGCCGGCAATTCTGCTGTATCAGCAATCATAAATTACATGGACACGATAGCGCTCATCCAGCAAGCTGCCAACATCACTACCATCACCACCGCCACTCTAGAACAGGTTCAGGCCACTCTTAGTAACCTTGATAATCAAAGCTTTGAAGAAGAGGCAGCTAATCAACTTGTCACAGCCGAGGCACAGCTGGCAGAGGCACAGTCGTTAGTGGAAACCGTTTCAAACCTCACACAAGCTTTTGACAATGCTACGACTTTAGTCGAAATGGATACCAATGAAACGTCTCGTGTGGCGTTGGATGTCATTACACTGCGACAGAGAGTGAATGATTTGTCAACAGCGGTAATGTTTATCAACGACACTAGCTCCCTGTCTCGGGACATTGCAGAGGTGGAGGCTATGCAGGCTGGTCTAGTTGAGAGGGTACCTCCACTCCTGGCTGATATTGCTGTCTCAACAGCTCTGGTAGAGGACGCTCAAATT cTTGTATCTCAGACCAACGAGCTCATAACTTCAACGAATGCCTCCATTTTGAGTACCAGTGAGCATGTGCGAGCATCCGCCGACCTACTCACTGCAACACAGGCTCAGGCCGACAGCAACTCACAGCTACTAGTGTCAATATCATCAACTGTAGATTCTATCAACAGTCAACTTGCCATCGCCATGGAGGCAGCAGCTTCG ATTGACGTAGCGTTGAGATTCAACGGCAACATGAGACGTACCTATCCGGCACCTCCCACTACtaacaccaccaccaccatttCTCTGGCTTTCAGACCAGCACAGGTCGAGTATGGAACTCTGTTCTATACCAGTTCCGGAACTGAGTCGTCTGACATGGAAATCGGACCTGACCAGGGCTTTTCACTCCGACTGTTCAATGGTAGTGTACAATTTGGATACGATGGAGTGAGTGTGGTCTCTACGGAAGAGGGGGTGGTGAGAGTGGACCAGTGGTACCAGCTGTATGCATCAAG GGACTTGGACTCAGTCTATCTCTCAGTGGCTCCGTTGCAAGGGGGAGTCCCTACCTACTCAGTTTCCACAGTAACTACGTCTCTCTCCATGCCCACTGCTGCTAATATTATCGTCCTGGGAGGTGGTGCAGAGGATATGGGACTAGTGGTTCCCAACAATGATGGTTACCTTGGATGCATTGATCGGGTGGTGGTCAATAACGAGAGGCTGGCTTTGTTACTACCCAACGAGAGGAGCCCCATTGTCACCGTCTGTGGACCAAG GCCTCCAGCAGATCTGCCGAGGGCATTCGAGACTGGGGTGTGGCTTCAAGGTGCCGGCAGCTTCCTGGCTCTAAACTCTGCCCGTCTGAGCATTGAGGGAGGTGTTAGTGTCTCTCTTTCATTCCGTACCCTCACACCCTCGGGCACAATCCTCTATCTCACCAGTAGTGACCTTGTGGCATACGTCATTGTGTACGTTGACaatgggtgggtgtggctagatTACAGTCAGACTGGATTGGACAGGACACGTATTCGAACCACCTCCACTTACACTGATGGGCAATGGTATGCTTTGAGTGTGCAGTTGAACCAACAAGGTGTTGTATTGACTGTGAACGGAACTGATGTTGTACAAGGTGGATCTCCGACTATCATGCCTAGGGCGTTCAACTCAACTAATCATCTCTTTATTGGAGGGGTTTCCCCACAAGTAGAGGAAGTAGTGGAGACCCTCAGGCCCTCTTTGTCGGGATGTGTGCGTGAAATCTCCATTGACGACCAGCTGCTTGACTTGCAACAGAACACAAACTCGTATCGCGTTTCACTGGGAGGATGTCCAGAACAA GTCTCACCAGGTGCTCGCTTCATGGGTGAGGCGTACGGACAGTTTGCCGTGGCTCAGCGAGTGGAGGGAGTGGCTATTGAATTCAGAACATCTCAACTAGCTGCTCTGCTCCTACAAGTCAACAGTCAG CCTCCATTATCGCTCAGTCTCTATCACACTCGAGTGAGGCTGGACTTTGGCTCCTACACTTTCGTGTCTGCAACCAACGGTCTCAACGACAATCGATGGCACACTATTGTCATAGCAAA CTCAACACTGACTGTGGATGATGAGGTGTACTCCATAGACTCCCTGGTCTCAGgaagaccccccacagccctcCTGGTGGGAGGATCACCTGACCAGACCAGTTCCGTGGTGGGAGAGAGTTTGAGAGGATGTGTGAGAAACTTGCAATACAACGGAGG GCTACTTGACTTCAACAATGCCGAGTCTCTAGTGGGTGTGTCCTTGTATGGTTGTCACCCACCCTCCCTCACAATccccacaccaccaccccctccaccactCTCACCCCCACCCTCCATACGCCCCAACGTCACCGCTGGCCTGGGGGGAGCCCCTGGGTCGTTCATCGCCGTCCGTCTATCACACGAGGAACTACTCATTGC tcactctATTGTTCTGGAGTTCCGCACCAGTTCCTCGGATGCCGTCCTCCTCTACACTCAGGATGTGGTAGCTGTCTTTGCCGACTACCTCTCACTCGAGCTAAGGAGAGGGAGACTCTACTACTCCTATAATCTGGGCTCTGGGCGGGTGTTCATTACCTCTAACCACACCTACAATGACGGCCTACTGCATGTC GTTGAGATTCGACGATCTGCTCAGATGGGTGAGCTGATAGTTAACggagggtcagaggtcatctCAGACACTGCCCCTGGCTCATTTACACAACTCAACATTTACTCTGGACTCCTCTTCCTGGGCGGAGTCCCGTCCATACTGGAGCTGGCTCTCATCTGGCCAGGACAAGAG GAGCCGCTGAGTGCTCTTGCCTGTTTCCATGCTCTCTCCATCAACGGTGTGTACCAGGACCTCAG TGTCCCCCATGCTGTGAATGGTGGTACAAGTTGCCTCGAGTCTTACAACAACGTTGCCACATTCAACGCTGACTCATACCTCCAATTAT TGGACAACTTTGATGGTGGAGTCAGCTTCTCGTTCTCGCTGCGTTTCCGTACCAGTTCTTGTTCCGGACTACTCCTCTACTCCCACAGCCTCCTGTTCCCAGACCACATCGCCCTCGAACTACTCAATGGAACA GTGCGGTTTGTGTTTGACAATGGTCCCATGGAGACGGTGGTGGAGTACACACCTCCTAGCCCTGCCCACCTGTGTGATAACGAGTGGCATACCCTCCGTGCTGAGAAGGATGGTGTGAGAGGTGTGCTAAGTGTGGACGAGGGGGACCCTGTCTCCGCCCTCTCTCCTCACCCCAGCTTCAGGGCCGTCAACATCAACGACCCCCTCTATGttgggggcgtggctg CTACTGTTCGTAGACGTTTCACATCTCAAGCTCCCTCGTTCAAAGGTTGTATTGCAGACCTCTACCTGAGTCAAGGGGAGGAGGGTCCCAGGAGACTGCTGCTGGCTCAGGCAGTGAAGGGGAACAATGTGGACCATAACATTTGTAGCCTGTAA
- the LOC135338703 gene encoding RAB6A-GEF complex partner protein 2-like produces MTLQVSADLHSPVCLASQRVFCSITFTNRGVTEETLAWAGAQVHCQAVFREEIIKMDSSLLLPISPNTGTTFIPNRGEKGHTLLSTESTVLFCGLILKPGESKNVLYSEQIPGGGPPTWSGRLVKYSYKLAIGAQRPGSQTQIFRIPFRVMIIPEYLYSSYVMPSPKESNPFLVSEKKEDPTLDIALQALAIETSRRTAMNYTLKNTHGLVGKVSLFKPSYKLGEDIVGLLDLGGATIACLQLSVSLQCIEEVPSEVLQTSAPQGCVSSTHSRHSEACHNTLQSQFALPIPLSVTQSFKSSTVTVRWQLHFEFVLGRKLPNELLLDTPTISLAGSKAVLWKGVEQVPIDTMTWDLPVTVLPTLPDQAEPLAGPQLQTMTL; encoded by the exons ATGACTCTCCAAGTATCAGCAGATCTCCATTCTCCAGTATGTTTGGCAAGCCAGAGGGTGTTTTGTAGCATCACCTTCACTAACCGTGGTGTAACCGAGGAGACACTAGCCTGGGCTGGAGCTCAGGTCCATTGTCAGGCTGTCTTCAGAGAAGAGATAATCAAAATGGACTCCTCCCTCCTGCTACCCATCTCCCCAAACACTGGCACCACCTTCATACCAAACAGAG GGGAGAAAGGACACACCCTCTTGTCTACCGAGTCCACCGTGCTATTTTGTGGTCTCATCTTAAAACCAGGAGAGTCGAAAAACG tgcTATATAGCGAGCAGATACCAGGAGGGGGACCCCCTACGTGGAGCGGACGACTGGTCAAGTACAGTTACAAGCTGGCGATTGGTGCACAGAGACCAGGGTCACAGACCCAGATATTCAGGATTCCTTTCAGAGTGATGATCATTCCCG AGTATCTGTACAGTTCGTATGTGATGCCGTCCCCCAAGGAGAGCAATCCGTTCCTGGTCTCAGAGAAGAAGGAGGATCCAACTCTGGACATTGCACTGCAAGCTTTGGCCATTGAGACATCCAGGAGAACAGCTA tgAACTACACTTTGAAGAACACACACGGATTGGTTGGGAAGGTGTCTCTGTTCAAGCCCTCCTATAAGCTGGGGGAGGATATCGTGGGGTTACTGGACCTGGGTGGAGCCACTATCGCTTGTCTACAG ctgtcagtgagtctacagtGCATAGAGGAGGTCCCCAGTGAAGTTCTCCAGACTTCTGCCCCCCAGGGTTGTgtgagctccacccactctcgtCACAGCGAGGCCTGTCACAACACTCTCCAGTCACAGTTTGCACTTCCCATCCCACTCAGCGTTACACAGTCCTTCAAGAGcagtacag TAACTGTTCGGTGGCAACTACACTTTGAGTTTGTGCTCGGTCGCAAGCTTCCCAATGAACTACTGCTGGATACACCCACCATCTCACTCGCTGGGTCCAAGGCCGTCTTGTGGAAGGGGGTGGAGCAAGTTCCCATAGATACAATGACATGGGACCTCCCGGTGACTGTTTTACCCACTCTACCTGACCAAGCAGAACCTCTAGCCGGACCACAGCTACAAACTATGACTTTATGA